The genomic region TACCATTTccttaaaaagaaaaaaccttTGTTGTTCTAAAATTGAATTTATAATTACTTCCATGAAATATATTtagaatatatttaatatatatggacagtataagtcagaaaaatatattataaattttcttaaaaataaatctaaatattttcatttttaatgatttaattctCCAATAATATATAAAATCAGTCTGCATATCCAAGCTATCTAAGAGCTAATTGTATATATTAATTACAATGcacttaattatatattttaagaattttttataATGTTTCATTAATATCTTGATTACGAAATTAAACCATATTGATGTGTCAAGCATATAATAGATGAACAATGCCTTAAAATTAGTTTAGaactaattattattaaaattattccaaaattttattttattatataatatatataatatgtgtatgtatactttcatatatataataaaaaataaaataggattATTTTTTCTTGCTCATGAATTCGATaaaaaatgttatatttatatttgatttctaaattaatttaaattaagttttttATATGATGTGATTAACaatgaaatatataatatattaattaaattaaataaaatgctatataatataattaaattaagttaataaTAGATTTcataaactaaaaatttaaaattaacctaAAACTTAATTTCCATGCTCGCGTaccttatataatatatatgattataAACTATACCTACCAAAGGAGTTTGATTCATTTAACACATACATGTCTGGGGGGCTAGACTATTGGATTTGGTTTAGGATTTGTTTTCAACTTTTTAACTAGTATACCAAACAATGGTGAAGGCAGAAAATATCTTTACGtgttagaaattaatttttaatttttatgatattaaataattttaaaggattaaattaaaattttattatttttagatgtagttttacttttattaatttaaaattttaaaaaattaaaatagttaaatGAAAAATTTGACAGGGCCCCCTGACAGTAAAATGACGTGGCCTTTCTTTGGTCTTTATTCAACATTGGATTTCATTTTTGTTCCAACTTCCATTCTAGATATTAAAATCTTAtagtatttatatttatatatagagtATGGTTGGTATGTGCAGATCAGCCGACATCAAATTTCTTTGCTGTCTTCAAATTCACCTCCTTTCATTTCCGTTTCTGTCTCCTCTCATAGAAAAAAAACCATAAACTCTATTTTAGTGCAGATGGATATTCTGTTCTTTTCCATTTATTTAGTAAGTTTGATCTCCTTCTTCCATGGTACGGTTTTCTACTATTCTTCCAACCTTCAACGTTGAGTTATGTTCATGATTTATAACATTAATATTGATGGAGCCTGCATTTCTGTATATATTACAGGGACTTCAGGGAGTACATTTACACTTGTAAATAAATGTGATTACACAGTTTGGCCTGGTATCCTTGGCAACACCCAGTTAGATAGCACAGGTTTCGAGCTACCATCCGGGGGGTCACGGTCCTTACAGGCGCCGCCCAGTTGGTCAGGTCGGTTCTGGGGGAGAACCGGTTGCGCATCGGACCAAACCACAGGCCAACTCATTTGCCAAACTGGTGACTGTGGTTCCAGCCAAATTGAATGCAATGGTAGAGGCGCCACTCCCCCTGCCACCTTAGCTGAGTTCACGACAGGGTCAAGCACCCAGGACTTTTACGATGTCAGTTTAGTTGATGGCTACAACTTACCATTGATCGTCGAGCCGAGCGGTGGGTTGGGCATGTGCTTCTCAACAGGGTGCATCAATGACTTAAACCGCCAGTGCCCGTCGGAGTTAAGGGTCGATTCGGGAGAGGCTTGTAAGAGTGCATGCGAGGCTTTTGGGACGCCCCAGTATTGCTGCAGTGGCCCCTACGCCACACCCGACACCTGTAAACCATCTGTTTATTCGGAGATGTTCAAGACGGCTTGCCCAAAAGCGTATAGCTACGCGTATGATGATGCTACCAGTACGTTTACATGTACGGGAGCTGATTATACGATCACATTCTGCCCTTCATCAACAAGGTAAGCAGTAAgcactaataataataaagataagaaatatttaatttaattaaatttaaaaaaaaaattattgtgaCGTCTTTTCTGATTGGTAGATTAGAATCCATGAAAGCTTCATTTGATTTTTGTTGCTCTAATTATCTTTCTACACAGTCAAAAATCTGAGAGCAATACAATCCCAACAACAGCGACGACATATGGATCTATTACAAGGTCAGGAGAGGTTTCAAGTGAAGAAAAAGGTTCATGGTTACCATATTTACTTACGGGAGATTCTTCCAAGTCTCTTTCTGATGCTGTTTTTCACACCACGTTGTTGGCCATTTTCTTGGTCTTCCTCTCTTAGAGTTTCACATCTTCAGCATTATGGGGAATAGAGTAGTGCTGGTAAAGTCCAGTTTTCAAGGCCATGTGTATAGAAATATAAGACTATTATTGATGTTTTCTTTTCCCTTTATAATTTGTCATTATTATTAATTGATTTGAAGAATTAGAATGAATACTCTCCAACTTCaaagttttattttttcttatacAATGATGATTCAAACCAAGTTAATTTTGGGAAGGTGAACACCccatcaataaattataaattggGTGAATTTTTAGCATGAAAACCCTTAATTTATTTACAACTTTTTGAATCTAAGTTCACattataagaaaaataggtatTATGAGCGCTAAAAGTCGTTACTAAATGTTGTATTATTGTTGCTAAAAATTTattgtaacaaaaaaaaaaaaaaaagttgttacGGGATTCTTGTGTATACTTCTATTAACTAAATTACACGCAATGACTTTGCAAATTgaaaagttattttaattatatgtattgcAACGATTTTTGCCATTTTTAAATATAATGTTTTCTAACaatagtaaaaatattttaatcacaATAAAATTAGTTATGGAATCtataatttaatgaaaatatttcaATTACAAAAGTTATTATCTAACAACAATATATTGGTTGCAAAATAGAATTAGTAACAATATAAATTTAGATGTTAAATCTTTtacataattataatataatgatTTTCAATTATTATTTTGTGACGACATTTTAGTTGGTTGTATATTATATTACGCAATGATTAAATGTCATTTTCAAGATAAAATGTTTTAACAACCATAAGATATGGTTGCCAAATTGTTTACATAACATTAATAGTATTGGTTGTTAAATATTGTTTTGCAACGATATTTTAATTGGTTGTGTATTACATTATAGAATGATTATATGTCATTGTTAAAAAATACTTTAACAACCATAAAATATGGTTGTCAAATGCTTTaggcaataataataatatagttgTTAATACTTTTATGTAACGATATTTATATAGCTACGAAATATTAATTTGCAATGACATAACAATTGAATACGTTTTATGTTGCATAACGACATTTATTGAAATCATGACCAAATATCATATGAATAAAAACTGTCGACAATAAAAATGAAGGGTTTATATCACCTAAACAATAACGAAGTTTGAAATTTGAACCAATGCACATGCAAATAGCTTTACCCGTAGTTAAACTTTAACTTGCAATTGATAAATTATACAATAAAGATCAGAATTTCGATAAACATTATATTATTGACTTTATACATTAGCATTAAACCAGTCATAAGATACAACCAAAATATCATTGACTTATACGTTTAGTTAATAAAAAAATACTATATTAAATATCACGACTTTTAATTAAGTTGCAACCTTTTCCTGAAGGGGCAAATTGAGGCATATCTATTTGAAAGCTATTGAAAGGATATGAGGAGCATTGCAAAACTTTACAAAGCAAATATGAAATGCATAAAAAAACCCAAACATTGAATATAATGAAGTACTTTACTAACTTATGGAGGCATGTAGAAATAATGTTAATATTGCATCATCAAATTGAATTTTTCACTTAAAATAATGAATATGTAGGCTATTCTGATAACATCTTCGGTGGTAGTGATTATTCGATCTATATATAAGTaatagaaaaaaaagaagaagaaaaagtaaaCATCATTGATTAAAATCAAACAAACCTATAATTGGAGCATTGATTCCAGACAAGTTTGATATGTTAGTATTTATCTTCTTCAAATTCTTAAGTATTCAAAGTCCTTTCTATAAAATTCTTTCTAGCTATATGATATCTTTCGGGAAAATCATCATGAACCCCTTGgaatttctcttttcttctaCTTACTAGCCATCCTATAACACATATATATAGAAGTAATAGTGTATATAA from Gossypium arboreum isolate Shixiya-1 chromosome 1, ASM2569848v2, whole genome shotgun sequence harbors:
- the LOC108468796 gene encoding thaumatin-like protein 1, which translates into the protein MDILFFSIYLVSLISFFHGTSGSTFTLVNKCDYTVWPGILGNTQLDSTGFELPSGGSRSLQAPPSWSGRFWGRTGCASDQTTGQLICQTGDCGSSQIECNGRGATPPATLAEFTTGSSTQDFYDVSLVDGYNLPLIVEPSGGLGMCFSTGCINDLNRQCPSELRVDSGEACKSACEAFGTPQYCCSGPYATPDTCKPSVYSEMFKTACPKAYSYAYDDATSTFTCTGADYTITFCPSSTSQKSESNTIPTTATTYGSITRSGEVSSEEKGSWLPYLLTGDSSKSLSDAVFHTTLLAIFLVFLS